In one window of Chelmon rostratus isolate fCheRos1 chromosome 19, fCheRos1.pri, whole genome shotgun sequence DNA:
- the ankrd34ba gene encoding ankyrin repeat domain-containing protein 34B: MEGEGSNPGVAMDSGNPLLRAVFLRRLRLTRLLLEGGAYINESDSQGQTPLMVACRTQHIDAQSASRVKLVQFLLEKGADPNIQDKEGRSALMHACQEQAGPEVVSLLLASGADISLEDQSGTSALVYAVMAGDWKVLKLLLDTCKAKGKEVIIITTDKFPCGKVQAKQYLSMPPLSPLDQTDKMTLAAPASPSEIQIITSPQCTSSSLCPPKPVFSFKEAQSCGVSSHPCSPSRLQRLGQAVPYGLQQHLLRLNSEPWLKIPASLLAQQPHAALSPENSKDLDQTEGLCLRIPKLDGDRCTNSTAGSFKWYEGRLVRDKELEGNRKNECVKHVGQKMSLPGLLSSHSASHPNLHSVNLGTDPITSSSSFSGGKNLGPPLHSMASSSLHSIIQRRKLGADIYSSDPQLAVDIQHLPEESQQRARDLIDGKRLAPLHCSSTLGSRESPSTSGPSRRVLSGFERRGSGAFLLDHNSQARPRSLPPLTLNSTNTPILNVYNISSGAGSGFCEKNPGLKTFLPSAPPGQPKELTRRMLLRRHSIQTEQFKTTA, from the coding sequence atggagggagaaggCTCTAATCCCGGGGTAGCTATGGATTCAGGTAACCCATTGCTGAGAGCAGTCTTCCTCCGTCGTCTGCGACTAACGCGACTGCTCCTGGAGGGAGGCGCTTACATCAATGAGAGTGACAGCCAAGGCCAGACACCCCTGATGGTGGCCTGCAGGACCCAGCATATCGATGCGCAGAGTGCCAGCCGGGTCAAGCTGGTCCAGTTTCTTCTGGAGAAAGGAGCAGACCCCAATATCCAGGACAAGGAGGGTCGCTCTGCATTGATGCACGCCTGTCAGGAGCAAGCCGGCCCTGAGGTGGTGTCTCTGCTCCTGGCGAGTGGGGCGGACATTAGCCTGGAAGATCAGTCCGGGACGTCAGCGTTGGTCTATGCGGTCATGGCTGGAGACTGGAAGGTTCTGAAGCTGTTACTCGACACATGCAAGGCCAAGGGGAAGGAGGTGATCATCATAACCACTGACAAATTTCCATGTGGGAAAGTGCAAGCCAAGCAGTACCTCAGCATGCCGCCTCTCAGTCCTCTTGATCAGACGGACAAAATGACATTAGCAGCTCCTGCGTCTCCCTCTGAAATTCAGATCATCACCTCCCCTCAGTGCACCTCTTCTTCCTTATGTCCCCCAAAGCCTGTCTTCTCCTTTAAGGAAGCCCAGTCCTGTGGTGTAAGCTCACATCCATGTTCCCCGTCGAGGCTCCAAAGGCTTGGCCAGGCGGTGCCTTACGGACTGCAGCAGCACCTCCTGAGGTTGAACTCTGAGCCCTGGTTAAAGATCCCAGCATCTCTGCTCGCCCAGCAGCCTCATGCAGCCTTGTCTcctgaaaacagcaaagaccTCGACCAAACTGAGGGCCTCTGTCTCAGAATTCCCAAACTAGACGGGGACAGGTGCACAAATTCAACAGCTGGAAGCTTCAAATGGTATGAAGGAAGACTGGTAAGGGACAAAGAACTagagggaaacagaaagaaTGAATGTGTCAAACATGTAGGACAAAAGATGTCCTTACCAGGTCTCCTATCATCCCACTCTGCCTCCCACCCTAACCTCCATTCTGTAAACCTTGGAACAGATCCAAttacctcctcttcctccttttctggTGGCAAAAATCTTGGCCCTCCACTTCACAGCATGGCCTCGTCCAGCCTTCATAGCATAATCCAGAGGCGCAAGCTTGGGGCGGACATCTACAGCTCTGACCCCCAGCTCGCTGTGGACATCCAGCATCTCCCTGAGGAGTCCCAGCAGAGGGCAAGAGACCTCATAGATGGTAAGAGGCTGGCACCACTACACTGCTCCAGCACACTGGGCTCCAGGGAGTCACCGTCGACCTCAGGCCCAAGCAGGAGAGTTCTGTCTGGGTTTGAGCGCAGAGGGTCTGGAGCATTCTTGCTGGACCACAACTCCCAGGCCAGGCCTAGGTCTCTGCCACCTCTGACCCTCAACTCCACCAACACCCCCATCCTTAATGTTTATAACATCAGCTCTGGTGCCGGAAGTGGCTTCTGTGAGAAAAATCCCGGCCTAAAAACTTTCCTTCCCTCTGCACCTCCTGGGCAACCCAAAGAGCTGACCAGGAGGATGCTGCTGAGGAGACACTCCATCCAGACCGAACAGTTCAAAACCACAGCTTGA